The Primulina huaijiensis isolate GDHJ02 chromosome 12, ASM1229523v2, whole genome shotgun sequence genome has a window encoding:
- the LOC140989426 gene encoding uncharacterized protein: protein MVTSRIVKNLEILYKKDVVRADLIVLPVDSILGIDWLSLNGASIDFRQRSLCIRPPSGKSFLLEAARNKQMPHIISYICAMKLIKRGCQAFLACVTLSPIPDIPKLRGFPNVFPEDVSGIPPNREVEFSIELMSSTIPISKAPYRLASAEIKELKDQIQESLNKGFIRHSCSL, encoded by the coding sequence ATGGTCACCTCGAGAATTGTGAAGAATCTGGAGATTCTTTATAagaaagatgtggttcgggcagatcttatcgtACTCCCAGTTGACAGCATACTTGGCATCGATTGGCTATCattgaatggagcttcgatagattttcgGCAGAGGTCATTGTGTATTCGACCGCCCAGTGGAAAATCTTTTCTTCTTGAGGcagcgagaaacaagcaaatgccgcacatcatCTCCTACATTTGTGCGATGAAACTTATTAAGCGAggctgccaagcttttctagcatgcgTTACGTTATCACCCATTCCCGATATTCCGAAGCTCAGAGGCTTTCCTAACGTCTTTCCTGAAGATGTTTCTGGGATTCCACCGAACcgtgaggtggaattttctattgaattgATGTCGAGCACTATACCAATTTCTAAAgcaccctatcgtctagcaTCCGCCGAAATAAAAGAGTTGaaggatcaaattcaagaatcgctgaacaagggttttattcgccatAGTTGTTCTCTGTGA